The window AAGCCCGCGACGCGCTACATGACCTCGTTCTACGTCCTCCTGCTGCCCTACCTGGACGTACAACTCGCCGGCACGCTCTTCGCGGAGCGCCCGGCCTACATTGTCGTCATGAGCGACGCCAAGCCGCGCCTCCGCGAGCCCTCGCCCATCATCGACCAACGCTGGCTGAACGCGACGAGAGGGCTCGAGACGGTCATAGCGCGCGACTACCAGCGCGTCGCCACGGTCGGGCGCGCGCAGGTGTACCGCCGCGTCCCGGAGCGGCCGCCCGTGAGCAGCGGCATCACCGTACCCCAGGCCCTCGACGACGCCGGCGACAGCCAGTGACCCGCGGGTGACCGCCGCCTGGCGTGGCCCTGCTTGCTTCGGGCCAGCGGCGCAGCTACAACGCGAAGGTCCGGCCAGCGCCCGGACCAGTGCTCGCCGTGGAGTTGCTCCGGCCTCCACCCTGGTGGTGCCAGGACAGCAGCTCGAAGAGATCCGAACATTTCCTTCATTTTGCGGCCCCGGACCGCTTGTTTGATTAGAACATAGGTGCTATGCTCCGCTCGCTCGCGATTGGGCGGCTGCGGCCAATTTGTGAGACGGACGGTTTGGAAAGGCTTGCGCGGGGCTAGAATGAAGAGGGTGACATGGTAATGACAGAGGACCGCACGCGCGCGATAGACCTCGCCATCGGCCAGATAGAAAAGCAGTTCGGTAAAGGCGCGATCATGCGCCTCGGTGAACAAAAGAACCTCGAGATCGAGGTGATACCCACCGGCTCCCTCTCCCTCGACCTGGCGCTGGGCGTCGGCGGGCTGCCGCGCGGCCGGATCACCGAGCTCTACGGGCCGGAGTCCGCCGGCAAGTCCACACTCGCGCAGCATGTCATCGCCGAGGCCCAGAAGCAGGGCGGCATGGCAGCTTACATCGACGTCGAGCACGCCATGGACCCCACCTATGCCCGAGCCCTCGGCGTGAAGATCGACGACCTCCTGATCTCGCAACCCGACACCGGCGAGCAGGCGCTCGAGATCTGCGAGGCCCTGGTGCGCTCCAACGCCATCGACGTCGTCGTCGTCGACAGCGTCGCCGCCCTCGTCCCGCGGGCCGAGATCGAGGGCGAAATGGGCGACTCCCTGCCCGGCCTCCAGGCGCGCCTCATGTCCCAGGCCCTGCGCAAGCTAACCGGCGCCATCTCGCGCTCGAAGACCGTCGTCATCTTCGTCAACCAGTTGCGGGAAAAGGTCGGGGTGGTCTTCGGCAACCCGGAGGTCACGCCCGGCGGCCGCGCCCTCAAGTTCTACAGCTCCGTCCGCATCGAGATCAGGCGCGTCGAGTCCTTGAAGCAGGGCCAGACCGTCATCGGTAACCGCGTGCGCACCCGCGTCGTCAAGAACAAGGTCGCGCCCCCCTTCCGCGTCGCCGAGTTCGACATGCTGTTCAGCGGCAAGCGTTCCGGCATCAGCCGCGAAGGTGACATCCTAGACATGGGCGTCGAATACGGCGTCCTCAAGAAACTCGGCGCCTTCTACAGCTACGGCGAGATGCGCCTGGGCCAGGGCCGCGAGAACGCCCGCAACTACCTCATCGACAACCCCGACCTGGCGTCCGAGATCGAGGCTAAGATCCGCGCCGCAGCCCACACCGCCTCCCTCGCGCCCACAAACGGCGCGCGCCCTGCCGCTGTCGCCGCGGACGACGAGGATGACGACTTCCAGGAAGACGACGGCTAGCTGACGCCGCAGCCGGCATCCTGAGCGAAGCGAAGGACCTGGCGGACCAGGTGGTCGCGACACCGGGCCTCTCGTCCTCGCAGAGCCCGGCGCCGCTCCCGGCTCCCTTCTTCCTGCTACCTCCGCCCTATAATCCGAGGCGTCTATGCCCGGCTTCGAATACCTCCAGGCGTTGCCGCGCGAGCGCACGTACCTCCTGCCCGCACTGCATCTCGTGCACGAGCACGAGGGCTTCCTCAGCCCCGAAGGCCTAACGGCGGTCTCCAAGCACCTGCGGGTGCCGGACAGCGAGCTCTATGGCATTGCCCTGAGCTACAACGAGTTCCGCCTCGAGCCGGCGGCGGCCATCCCGGTCGAGGTCTGTACCGGCCTCAGCTGCCTTCTAAGCGGCGCCGCCGCCCTGAAGGCGGGGCTAACGGCCGCACTTGACGGCCGCGGCTGTGAGGTGCGCGACAGCCACTGCCGGTTCCTCTGCAACCTCGCTCCCGTGGTTGCGGTCAATGGCGTTTACGTCGCTCCTGCGGACGGTCAGTCCGTGGCCGCCGCTGCCGCGCGCACCGCGGGCAGCCCCGCGACCGTTACCCGGCCCGTGCTCGAGCCGAGGCCGCCGGAAGTGCGGCGTCTCACGGCGCGGTTCGGCCTCATCCCTCCCGGTCCCATCGAAGAAGCGATGCGGGCCGGCTCCTACGAAGCCCTGAAGGCCGCCCGCCGCCTGACAGCGGCGGAGCTGACGGCGCGCGTACTGGCGTCCGGCCTTCGCGGCCGCGGCGGCGCCTACTTCCCGGCTGGACGCAAATGGGAGACCGCCCTCGTTGGTCCGCCACCGCGCTACCTGGTAGTGAACGCCGAGGAAGGCGAACCGGGCGTGTTCAAGGACCGCTACCTCCTCGAGTACGACCCGCACCTCGTGCTCGAAGGCAGCCTCATCGCGGCCCACGCCATCGAGGCTGCCCACGTCTTCTTTTATGTCAACGGTGAGGCGCGCGCGGCCGCGGAGCGGCTCCAGGAGGCGATCGCGCAGGCCGACGCGACCGGCTTCTGCCTGGCCGCGTCCGAGGCCGCCCAGGGCACGCCCTCCCGGCCGGTCGTTGAAGTGAGGCGCGGCGCCGGCGGTTACGTCTGCGGCGAAGAGTCGGTGATCCTCTCGAGCATCGAGGGCGAGCGCGCCGTGCCGCGCCTGCGGCCGCCGCTGCCCGTCGAACGCGGCCTCTGGGGCCGCCCGACCGTGATCAACAACGCCGAGACGCTGGCCAACCTGCCCTTCATCCTCACAGCGGGCGTCGAAGCCTTCCGTTCTGTCGGTGTCGAAGGTCACCCGGGCACCAAGC of the Dehalococcoidia bacterium genome contains:
- the recA gene encoding recombinase RecA, whose protein sequence is MTEDRTRAIDLAIGQIEKQFGKGAIMRLGEQKNLEIEVIPTGSLSLDLALGVGGLPRGRITELYGPESAGKSTLAQHVIAEAQKQGGMAAYIDVEHAMDPTYARALGVKIDDLLISQPDTGEQALEICEALVRSNAIDVVVVDSVAALVPRAEIEGEMGDSLPGLQARLMSQALRKLTGAISRSKTVVIFVNQLREKVGVVFGNPEVTPGGRALKFYSSVRIEIRRVESLKQGQTVIGNRVRTRVVKNKVAPPFRVAEFDMLFSGKRSGISREGDILDMGVEYGVLKKLGAFYSYGEMRLGQGRENARNYLIDNPDLASEIEAKIRAAAHTASLAPTNGARPAAVAADDEDDDFQEDDG
- a CDS encoding NADH-ubiquinone oxidoreductase-F iron-sulfur binding region domain-containing protein yields the protein MPGFEYLQALPRERTYLLPALHLVHEHEGFLSPEGLTAVSKHLRVPDSELYGIALSYNEFRLEPAAAIPVEVCTGLSCLLSGAAALKAGLTAALDGRGCEVRDSHCRFLCNLAPVVAVNGVYVAPADGQSVAAAAARTAGSPATVTRPVLEPRPPEVRRLTARFGLIPPGPIEEAMRAGSYEALKAARRLTAAELTARVLASGLRGRGGAYFPAGRKWETALVGPPPRYLVVNAEEGEPGVFKDRYLLEYDPHLVLEGSLIAAHAIEAAHVFFYVNGEARAAAERLQEAIAQADATGFCLAASEAAQGTPSRPVVEVRRGAGGYVCGEESVILSSIEGERAVPRLRPPLPVERGLWGRPTVINNAETLANLPFILTAGVEAFRSVGVEGHPGTKLISLSGAVRRPGLYEVPLGTSLRQVLFDLGDGPREGRALRAALCGGPSGGLMPASLFDTPLIGGSLDPGGAALGAGGIVAIDDSMRIADVVHHLAAYNAAESCGKCTPCREGAPRMRDLLAELRDGTAAAGAIELLDALDEAMASASLCGLGQMAPLPYRSARTHFPDELRAP